The Drosophila suzukii chromosome X, CBGP_Dsuzu_IsoJpt1.0, whole genome shotgun sequence DNA window AATTCGATTAGGTTAAATTTCAGTGGGATTCGATTACACTCCTTATTCATAATTATGTCATGTTTTAATTTGTAATTATGCGAATTTGGCTGGCAGCGCCGATTTTAATCAGTTGCTAATGCGTTAAGGTCGTTTATCTATATGGTAATGATTTCTACAATAATAAACATAAAGTATTTGAACGCCACGTCTGTGATATAAACCTATTTTTGACCTTTAAACTACCATTTAGATTAATAATTCAAGTGAACAACTGGCATTTTAGAATCATTTGCTTTTAAAATGTTACGCAATAGTGCCCAAAAATATTGTCTTTAAAGCTCTGCTAGTAGcccttttaatatttcatattaCACCAGAGGCCATTTGTGGTCAATAGATGtgaataaaaagaaaagtagaGAGAAACTCAATATGCTGAAAGTGAAAAAGTTTGCTCCGTTTGATTTCAGCACAATATTCGCACTGGAGCACATCATCAGATGCTTTTCATCCGGGCCAAGCCAACCTTTCGAACCAACAAACTTGCTGAACAAAAGCTAACCATGCATGAGAAACCGCTTTTTCACCACCCACCTAAACTTCCCCATCCACTACGCCCCCATATCATCATCACTGGCACTACTAATTATAACACTTTCCTGTCCGAACGAAAGAACAATTAAATGGATGTTACCAGGCTGAAATTCAGGAGACGAGGGAGGCTTTTAACTTCTGCAGTCCCCCAGAAAGTCTGGGACTAAACAGAACTTTTAACTTGCCGCAAACATTTTATATCCGACTGCAAATTGGGGGACTTTTATTTGACATGGCATGGGCATTTTTTGGACAGCAACAGCAAAAGGTAGACGATATAGGGGCAAGTGGGTGGATCTGTGGGTCGGTTTGTCGGTTGTTAGGGGGCGGAATGAGTGTTAGTGTTGTTGTGTGCTATTGCTAAAGTAACAGTTAAGTTTTATGGAAAGCCACTTGATTTTATTAGGAGCGCTCGTAAAATCATCGTCCGTTGTAAACGGTTCGTTCAACAACGGAAATGGCCAAGACCAGACCAGGCCAGGCATCTATgtacatccacatccacatacCCATCCCCATCCAGTGGACTTGCAGGACCTGTAATGCAAATACAAACTCCTAATGATTGCAGGCTAATCCCACTCGGGGGAACAAAGAGAAGGCAACGAGAAGTAGCACTTAATGTAATGTGAGGAATTAGTACTATTTTAATAGAACTAAAAGTTCTCGACCTAAGCGTTATCGATTCGCGTTGCAAGAGAGCATCGAAAAAAAGGGGTTGAATTATTAAAAGGGCTGACATTTGGTAACtagtattttataaaatcaCGTCAACCTTGAGAAAAAAGGTACATGTACAATATGTATTAGGTCAAAACATACGCCATCAAAAGTTAAGTGTTAAGTTAATTTAAAGTTCCTTAACTTTATCACTATTAAGAAATAAACGAACTTTGTAGTTTATATAACACcattactttttaaaataagacACGTGAGTTAGACGAAAAATAAGTCATATGATCATTAGTAGTAAGAAACAAGATATAATGCTAAAGACCACGAttgttactcagctaagggaAGTGCGATTGAGATAAAGATATGCAAGCACCACAGCGACTGTTCCAAAGATTGCACACCTCCCAACAGCGCCTTCTAGCATTGACTTCATTATTTGCTCATACCTGTTTAATGAATGGTCCGATTTGAACCCACTTTTGGAATGAAGACAAGTGCtgataatcaaaataaaatcccTTTTACACTTATACCAAATATGATATATTATGTGGGcgttactctacgagtaatgtGTATAAAAACGATCTTTGTAGGTAagaaaagataaaaaaaaaaattaattggcGCCCCCGGGTGGACTGAGGTCCATTGAACTGATTGATTTGTGAAAGACTAGCGAAGAATTGAAAAGTGAGTATCTAAGAAAGAGGCCCCTAGGTAGAGTTATAAAGAGAGTATCTCGATCCTCTTACTTCCGATCCCCGATTGCAGATGGCAGGTGGGGCAAGATGGGTGTCGATGACGCAAGCCAAATTGGAGCGTCGAATCTGCGGCTGACAATGACCATCGGAATCGGAATTGCAATCTGAATCGGAGTCGCAATCGGTTAATGGCCGTGATTGTGCTCCACAAATGGTGGTGCTCAGCCGTATCGGATCGCGGCGACACCACAAGGTGCTTGCCCCCAACGGTGGCAAGTTGCTGGCTGCAAGTTGCCTGCCGCAAGTTGCTTGCTGCAAGTTGCAAGCTGCCTGTTTGCAGCTGCAAGCTCAAAAGCGGTAATTCCAAGAGCCGACTATAAAACGGCGCAAAGCTGGCGAACCAATTTCACTCTCACTTTGTTGGCCAACACGCGAGCTAGCGATTTAAGCCGCCTCTAGTAAAATCGCGGATGACACCGGCGCGTTTACTTAAccacataaacaaaaataaaaacaaaaaaaagaacaacatcCGTCTGCATTAAACAAATAACCGTGAAAAgtgtttataaatttgtttgttttagtttttttttttctcttttttgttttggtttgcCGCTTTTGTTGGCTCGCCACACGAATCGAATTTTAATTGAGTGACAGAAGGAAACCGAattaaaacgaaaaaaaagtgAACACACaacataaattatatatttaccccacatatatatatatgcatatgtGCACAACATATATGGTATACTTATTGGTTTGAATAAATAGAGACCCAACTGGAATAATGCCTCTCATACGGGTAAATAATGCAAAATAGGATTAAGcccatataattaaaatcgAACTCACTGAAAGTTGGCAATCAAATATTGATAATGATATAAATCAGCGCCTATTTTGATTATTTCCACTTGATAGCTCGCGGGCAGTCAGATAATCGAAGGgagataaattttaaaaaatgtaaagatGCGAATCGATGGCAATCGTTTATTATTCATTAAATTGAACAAACGCTTGTTTAAACGCGAAGGACAATAAATGATAATAGACCACTTTGCAGGACATTACAACAATCACATCAAATAATTCAATTTTTATTCAATTGGCAGACAAAACATACATAATATCAAAATCGCTTTGTTGGTTCTTAGCCTTTCTTTGGTTAATTTACAATGTCACAATTGAGCTAATTTGATGGAATAATTTTGACAACTAATATAACAATTTTTTACCTTacaaggaaatattttaaatgagataacaaaatgtatacaaaaataattctgCAAATTAATTATCCATCAATTGATGACattgattgattgatgaaAACCCATTGTTAATTAGTCAtcgtaaattaaataaacaatatttaaTTCGCTATTGTCActctttattattaaaatttgatATCTGTCAGCACCACCGTTGGTTAAAGTGATATGCTCATAAGGTCACTGACTTGACCTCCCTTAATTATGCCATCATAGATAAGGCCATGCAATCCGGGCAATTGGACCACTAAGTAACCACCATAAAGCTGCCCAAACCGAAACATTTCTCATCTCAAAAGATCACATCAGATTTATCGCATACATATGAGTAATAACCGTGAACGGATTACCATGGACTCGAACATTCCCACATCCAATGGAATGGTATTTGCTGCTATGCTATGCAGAGCTTATTTATAATTACCTTTATGCCAGGTTCATTGTACATACATCGCTCGGCTTAATTACGAGTATTAGTTATTAATCGCATGTTCAGTcgaataataaaaacaataacgTGTGACAAGAGCGGAAAACAATTGCACTTCGGTGAATAAAATTTTCATAATTGCATATaaatcaatttaattaaattattattatgaatTGCAGTGCACATATTTCCAATCAAGCGCGTTTTTCCGTCATTCAGTGCACTAAATTAACTAAATGGCAAACCAAGAGCTCAATGAGAATGGCGGACTTATTGAGTTgatttcgatttcgatttAAGTTGATTTCATCATTTCCATTTGctatcatattttttaatgaccAGGTATTGGCCGCAATCGCCTGCTGTTGCCTCCTGGCGACCTGCTGCAGTGGCGAGGAGGTCGAGGCGATAGCCACCAAGGCCGCGGACAAGGTCGAGGCCATCGCCACCACCAAGCTGACCCCCAGCATCGAGGACGACCCCAAGAGCAAGACGGAGAAGCGCGACTCATCGGTTCAGACAGGTGAGCCGGAGTAGTTATCATATTTCAGGGGAGAGGTCCTTTTGCCAACacaaaaaatagttttttccTTATTTGATTACAACACTTTaagtaaaataattaaaagccAGTAAAATAATTAAAGGGAATTTTTATCTATGACAATCGACTTAAATATTTACCCATACAAGTTTACATTTacttagtttttaaaattatataaaaagtCAATTAAAtcattataaaaaatttccaaaaaGCTACAAACATAAGTTATTCATCACCTAACAATATCCAACATCAAATTTTGTAGCTTAAAAGTTCGAAAAAAGGTTATTAGTTTCTTTAAATATCcattttgttaaaaaacactTCAGTCGATAAAGCTCGCTTTCGACCAAGTTTCTTTCCTTGATCTTGGAGGAAATGTAAGTCGCTCAAGCAGCCTCTagttttgattttaaattggtaaattttattaaaaaaaatgaacaaagttataaaattttaatttcttctAATTTAAATCGACTAACTTAACAACAATAAATAGTTTCAAAAAGTTTGCAGACCTTCTAGAATGAGTTTTTGATATATAACACCAAAAAATTTGATGGGCTATTGACAATAAGGCAAGGGGAAAAATTAAGAGAGGTACAACCTACAGATCTTTCCCCTATAGTTGGTATTTACAcacaaatttaatttcataataactgcaattaaataaacatttttttaatcactaaagtaaagtaaagtaaagtaaaaatgTGTAAGCCAATTAAAATTAGTTTAGTCaaagtaaattataaattataaaactaaaaaaatttaacattgaataaaaatgtgtcaatatttttttatatacatttgTAATTAGCTAATTTGTAGTTTCCTATGCTTTGATGCATTTCTCTTTAACCAATGTAAATGTAATCCCCTGAGTATGGGAAGATGGCACAACATAGTAGCAACTTCGGCTAAGACCCCAAATTGATTTGCTGTAATTATGGTGCCTCACCGCAAAATTTACCAACCTGCAGGTGGCCCGTACCTGAGCCTATCGAGCAAGGACCCACCGTTCCGTCCGATTTATCCGCCCAGCAGCCACTTTGAGGCGGAGCCACCGACGCCCATCTTCGGACCCACCACACTGCGCTACACGGCAGCGGAGGCGGCACCGCAGGTATGCAGCCCAAGCAAAGCTGGCAGTGCAATACAGCAACCACAGCGAGTGCATTTAATTAACAAACCAACTACTACAATCTCTACCCCTATCCCCCCTCGCTAGGCCTTCTACGGACCGAAGGCGCCACCGCAGCACCGCTTCAACTTCGCAGTGCCGCCGCAAGTGGAACCCTATCAGCGGCAAGTCGCGTTTAAGCCGACTGCCGCACCTCTGCCGCCACCACAGCCGCAGCCCCAGTCGATTTTCAATTACGGCGAACTGGAGCCGGAAACGGGTGCCACCGCACCACTGACCCACCATCACCACCAGCACCACCCCCCTTCCCATTCCCATCCCAATTCCCATCCGCATCCCAATCCCAGCCAGCATTCCAAATATCtgcagcagccgcagcagcagcaaaagtTGCAACAGCGCATTCAGTACATCATTGCCATACCGCTGTCGTACATGCGAcagttgcagcagcagcaacagttgcaacagcaacagcagcagcagcagcaattcCTCTACtcgccaccaccacccacGAGTAGTTCAACCAGCACCACCAGTACGGCACCACCTGCCCAGCAATCATCACCCACTAGCAGACATCCGGTGGTGCAATTGCTGGGTGGACCTCTTGCCCGTGACCATCAGGGTCAGTACAAACCCTATTATCAATCAGATGCTGCCAGTGCACCACTTGCCGGACCCACTGCACCACTGATCCACCAGCCCTACCTGCAAATACCCACCAGCCTGCTCATGGCCGCCGCCCAAcaactgcaacagcagcaccaccaacagcaacaacaaccacagccCGTCTACGCCAAGGTCGCTgcaccaccagcaccaccCACCTACCAGCCCACCCAAATCATCTACCAGCCGCAGGGGCACCACCATCAGCCGCAGATCCAACTGCAGCTGCAGCGGATCTTCCTGCAACCGCCGCAGCCCCAACAGTCCACCATATACGCGGAACAGCCAGGTCCACTTTATGGTAAGCAAGTCAAAACGCAATTGGTTATAGCTTCCGGGGAAATACTACACTGAAAAAAACCAATTGATTGGAAACCATACTCATTTTCATAAAATACCGAATCATTTTTGCCTTGGTCTTTCTTTCAATGGGAGGTAAATCAAAAATGTAGTTTACATCACATACaccattaatatatattctaCACTGATAAAAATCGTTAGAAAATCATTATAATCTTTGAGGCTGTATCACTTTATATCTATTTTCGATGGAACATTAATTCAAAATTACAATTTTTGACATCAAGATCGGATTATTTATACCGTTAATAATAATACGTAATACCCTTATGTCCCCATTTTGATTTCATATTACCATGCTTAGGTATATAATGATATGATTTGATCTTTTAAGCCAGATAATGGACTTATCTACTTAATGTGTTTAAAATGTAAAACTGATTTGTCGGAATATCCAAATTTCCAAGTATgaatacaattttatttatttatactcAGTTTCGAATCGTTTCCTAATTTCTGATTATTTTGCTTGACTTTTAAGACAAACCGTTGATATGCCAATAAAAAATAGGCCATTCTTTATTAGAAGTAATAAATTCTTTTCTAAAATACCTATAATTGTTCTTCCTCATGCTAAAAATCCCTCAAGTTATGTCACCAGTCCATATCAACTTGTTATTAAACACTTGTGCAGCCCAGTACAGTTCCATCTGTATGAGCCCACAATTCCCTGCCTGTTTGAACTTGTTTCGTTTGGGGGCAACTGTACCCCGTTGATGGCCTGAAATCGTTGACAGGGTCAATTAGCGACCGTAATGCAACTGACTGTCAAAGTGCTCGGGGCGTGGGATTGAGCCGAGGAATCAGATGTCTGTAACCCAATTGTTTTCCTTGCTCCTTTCAGCGTATccgctgcagcagcagcagcagcaacaccagcaacagcaacagcaacaccagcagcaactgcaatATCAGAAGCCGCACCAGCAACAGTCCTTGAAACAgtcgcagcagcaacagcaacagcagcaacaacacaaATACACGCCTGCAGCGCCAACGGCACCGACAGCATTGACAACATCAACAACGagcacggcagcaacatccgaggcagcagcagcggcaacaCAACAGGCTGCAGCAGCGGCAACGGCAACACGCCAGCAACACTTGCCCCTGGTGCACTACAATCCCATTTACGTGCAGGCACCCCCTGAGCAGCAAAATCAGctacagcagcagcaacatcaattTACCATATTGCCACGTTTTAGCAATAATAACCCCAAGGCCGTCTACAACATGGCCCACGAATCGGCGGCTCCGGCTCCATCTCCCATTCACGTGGTCAGATTGTCACCGGCAAATGGTGCTCCGATCCATCACTACCACCATTACCAGCCGACGTCCATGTTGCAGCCGCTTTATGCCCCCCATATCCCCCAGCAATATGTGTCGTCCTATGGAGCGGGCGACGAAGGACACAAGTCGCAGGCACCCGTTGCCATTTCCGGTTCCGGTCCCCTTTTAGCCGGTCCCACGCCCTCACCCCTGATGACCGCAGGTTCGCAGCCTGCCATTATACCATATTTCAGCCATCCGGGTGCCGTGCATTATGGCACGCATTTGTATCACCCGGGAGCTGCAACAGCACTGggtgcaacagcagcaacatcgggAGCAGGTGCAGCAGGACCAGGAGGAGCAGGACCAAGAGCAGCAGGACCCAGGGTAGCCGGACCAAAGCAACAGTCAACCGCAACAAGTGGGGGACAGCTGCCAGGTGACAGCAACAATATTGTGAAATATCCCTAAAGCGCTCAAAGCAACAatgacagcagcaacagcaacagcagcagcaggcagCAGGCTATGTGCAACAGCAACTTCACCCCgtccagcagcaacatcatcaCCTAGAGCTGGTATAGCTTAACTTTAAGCTCGATTTCAACACCCACATCCACCCGATTGCCGCTTCTTTAACCTTTGTTTGGCTTACCCATTTGTTAGCCGCCGTTGTTGCCCCTGTTTTCGGTACGCTAATTACGTATTTTACTCGATTTCTAACCCCTTTTAAGCCCCTGCTCTTTGTTGTTATGCAAATCTGGTGCCTTCGAGTTTGCTTTTCCAACTTTTAATGAGTTTGGCCCGTGCTCGTTCGGTTTTTgtgtaaatatttaagaaatttTCCAATAGACTCGCCAAATAAACATTTGCCTAAGcctacatatatgtatgtgtattGTGTGTCTTCACTGTTTTTAGCCTTAGAACTcgttatttgtattttaatattacGTTTAAAATTATGgaattacattttttgttggtacacttaataaaaaatatactcATTTCACAGATTTTAAATGAAGGGTATTTGTTTTTGAGAGCGTGTAAGGGCTAAGATCCATTTCCTTCATCTCAGAGTGATATTAAAATATAGAACTCGCTATTGGTATTTTAATCTTACATTTACAATTACAACACTCATTTCCCAGATTTTAATTGGaaggtttttatttttgaaaggGTGTGGGGTCTCAAAATGATATTAACATAtgtataaagaaaatatagtTAAAAACATTTGCAATCCGTTGAACATCAGTGCATCAGTGGTCTGTCTTATGCCAGCTTATTGTCAAACCATTTAAATTGGCACTGATGGGCTACATAATTATGAtggcaatttaatatttaagtaCGCATTCAGGCCAATGACTACGAAAATGAATCAGATTGAAAGCGTCGCTTGAATCGCGCATCGGTTGAATCATTAATCTCATATCCATTAATTGACTTATGGGGACTTTACCAACGAACAGTGGTCCTGAAAGTCTAATTTTCACCTAACTCCTAAAATTTAGTCTATACTTACATATATAGAATACAGATAGTACAGACCAACGCTTTGCTTGTATaagtatattaaaaataatacccAAATATcctatatgcatatatattacagacctgttttgatttttatattCGAGATATAAAGTCCTATTGGATTTGGTCTTGAATCCTTTTTTATGCAAGCCGAATAGGAGTAAAGCCCTTGAAATTA harbors:
- the LOC108005154 gene encoding ataxin-2 homolog, translated to MPLIRVLAAIACCCLLATCCSGEEVEAIATKAADKVEAIATTKLTPSIEDDPKSKTEKRDSSVQTGGPYLSLSSKDPPFRPIYPPSSHFEAEPPTPIFGPTTLRYTAAEAAPQAFYGPKAPPQHRFNFAVPPQVEPYQRQVAFKPTAAPLPPPQPQPQSIFNYGELEPETGATAPLTHHHHQHHPPSHSHPNSHPHPNPSQHSKYLQQPQQQQKLQQRIQYIIAIPLSYMRQLQQQQQLQQQQQQQQQFLYSPPPPTSSSTSTTSTAPPAQQSSPTSRHPVVQLLGGPLARDHQGQYKPYYQSDAASAPLAGPTAPLIHQPYLQIPTSLLMAAAQQLQQQHHQQQQQPQPVYAKVAAPPAPPTYQPTQIIYQPQGHHHQPQIQLQLQRIFLQPPQPQQSTIYAEQPGPLYAYPLQQQQQQHQQQQQQHQQQLQYQKPHQQQSLKQSQQQQQQQQQHKYTPAAPTAPTALTTSTTSTAATSEAAAAATQQAAAAATATRQQHLPLVHYNPIYVQAPPEQQNQLQQQQHQFTILPRFSNNNPKAVYNMAHESAAPAPSPIHVVRLSPANGAPIHHYHHYQPTSMLQPLYAPHIPQQYVSSYGAGDEGHKSQAPVAISGSGPLLAGPTPSPLMTAGSQPAIIPYFSHPGAVHYGTHLYHPGAATALGATAATSGAGAAGPGGAGPRAAGPRVAGPKQQSTATSGGQLPGDSNNIVKYP